A region of the Drosophila subobscura isolate 14011-0131.10 chromosome J, UCBerk_Dsub_1.0, whole genome shotgun sequence genome:
TGTCGCTGTGCCTTAATTCACGTCACTCATTTCGAATTCAAGCGCAGACCGGATCGTGAAAGTCAGCGGCGTCATACTGCCGGCGTCCGGACCAGTTcgaccaaaaaaacaaacaaatacttCAATGGGTTTAACCCCCGAACATGGTTAGACCACGTCTAAGACCCCCggcgaaaaaacaaaagaatttgccaaattaatttaatcgcTGCATCCTCTTGTCGAATCCAATCCGAACAGAGCCGAACCGAGTCGAACCCATTCGATTCAAGCTGAAATGGAATGTAATTTAATCGCCTTACACTTTATTTCACTTCTGCTGCCCGCTAAGTGATTTTTGGCAGTGGAGCGTTCCAGTTTCCAGTCTCCCGTTTCCCCTTTCCTGTCTGCGGCGTGGGGGCAGCATTCGAGTAAATTGACCGTTTCAGCTATTTGCTACTGTGTGCgaaataaattagcaaaattCAGTCAAGCATTCATGCTTGGATATGTTGATTAGTCGAAATGGAAACACATCTTTAAAGTTCTGCCTACATCCTGCCATGTGTTTCCTTTGCCAATCTACGAATTtattgtcaaatatttacccCACACAAAAAGCTGAATATTAAACAGCTGAACGCGTGCCAGTCACAGACTTGGCATAGATATCCACACATATTTCGGGTTATGCACACAGATCTCCATATGTCTCCATGTCTGCTCATTATGGATCGATCAGGGGTGTAGGCTTGTTAGTCACATGATTGGCATGCGGAAATTCCCCGAAATAAAACAGCCATTGccatatttgaatttatttgcccAGCCAAAAATATCTTCGGCCCTTAATGCTTTCCTTTTGCCCGAGGGCTTTCGTCTGGCAGCCAGAGCGCACGTGCAAAaagctataaatatttccattacgATGGAGTACTCATTAGAAGGCCATTTATAACTACAAAAGTTCTCGGCCTCTTCATGGCtttaatttattctttttGGCTGTCTACTCTCGAGTGGAGTTTGGCAATTATAAACGTAAATTTTTCCGTTCCAAATTGATTCCCAAATGCTGCTAAATTGATTCCCAAATCAATCAACAACAAGTAGCTGCTGTGCTTCAGGTATTCcccagaaacaaaaaaaggaaaagaaatgtctctctctccctctctttcgctcacagatccaataaattaaattgagtcaaatttgcatattttgaacacgctgccttttgtttacCGTTTTGGGAGTGAAAACCCCCAAAAGCCAGGCAAATCCGCATACGCATACCGGGCCAGGTCTGGCGCCAAAGAAATTACCAACTATCCATCAAGCATCTAGCCAGCATCCCTCCCATCCCTCCCATCCATGTGCTAATCATCgtgaagtggagtggcgtGAAGATTTTATTACACTTTGCTGTCCAGCTACTGTCCAGAccggtctggtctgggctcGGTCTCAGTCCCTAGTAGAATTTCCCGCTCCGCTCCAATCGCAGTCAAAAATGAATTCCGAGTGTGGTAATTATGCAGGAATTTGCTTGATGCGACGACTGTCGCGTCTCCAAGTCGCCACAGTAAATTCTGCGAATCTGACACTTTTTATTGTATGACAAACTAGTATCATTTCATTCAAATTCGTTTACAGCCGGTCGCTCCACAGCGTTACTACCAAAACATGCCAAGAAACCCATAAAAACCCCTCGcgatttgaatatttttgacAACTTAAAGAGTTTTTTcgaaacaaataataaagGGGGAAAATTCTAGACAGAATCTTGAATGCTTTTTGAATTTTTCCACGCCACAATAATGGCAATAATCAGCTTTCAGCGGAACTCAAGTGTTTTTTGCAGCAATTAtaaatgtttcatttattCTGAAGTATTTTTaagtatatttaatatttgcaaCTATCTCGAAAATAGCTGGGGGAGAACTCTTAACTGCAAGGAAAATTTAATGGAGCGGATCTAGCTCAAGTGACTCTTCAGACTCAAGTCTCGTGTCTCACATGAAAGCAAAATTGGaataattttacatttttaagtCCTCTTCCTTCTCCAAAAGGTGAAGACTGCCTTTGAGCAGCTGCTTGTCAGCCGTCAATAAGGTTTAAGGCTGGAATAAACCCACAAAATGTAGTCCATTTCcatataaattcaaatatatacatatgttttgtTAACCCATAGCTGAATCCAGCTAAATCTAATGCGAATAAGTGAATACACGCACTCACCCATCCCTTGGAATATTCCTCTTAGAGCCGTACATTATCCCTGTGCAAGGTCCCAGGCAAAGTGAATGTCCCATGCTGGAATGATCACAGCTGATAGCTCATGCATAATGCAACGCACATCGGAGCAGAGCAATTAATCAgcaattaatatttcataaattgaTCATTTATTGACTGAAGGCAGGGAATTACATGCTTTGGCTGCCCGGCTACCGTGTGGGATGGAGccagatacaaaaaaatatacaaaattaattgctaaTTATGCGTCGtgtcaaaacaacaaaactaagccacatacatacacaataAATTATCAATTTGTCTACGGGTCATAACCAGAATATCGAGAGGCAAAAACATAAGCCCATGGGACATACAGACAGTGGGGTTGTGGCTTGAactggggatggggatggggatggatTTGGCACGtaggccaaaaacaaaaaggtatAAACACGACTCgtaatactcgtacaataCTGAAAGCgaataaacaataaatcaGCCACAAATCGGTCGCTTCGAGTGGAATTTTTAGCATAGTTCATCGCATTCGACCTTAACGCGGGgtgcggtgtgcggtgtgGAGCGAGACCTGTGCCAAAACCGAAGAGAACGAAGAGCCCGggcataattaataaattccAGCGTGCGCCGCAGCGTGAGTTGAGGAGTCTCCTTCATCCAGtccagcaaacaaacaacaaattgacgtcacacacacagacgggcCCTGGCCTGTTGCCTGTCGTctcggggctggggctggggctgggactggcactgggactggtacTGCGATGGCATTCGGCCTTCCCTGGCAAGTGTGACATGgtggaaacggaaacgggTTAAACGGGTACCAAGCAGCGTGTTCCCCCTTcaaacatcagcaacagcgcaggcactggcactggcactggcactgactctgtctctggcctTAATCAAAGGTGTTCTCTGCTCTCCCCAGAAGACACAAACCTATTCCCTGGCatgcaataaaatcaaaatggaCACAGCCAACATTGTAATTCCGACTCGTTGCCATTAAGCGTTACGCCTCCTGGCGACCGGCGACAACTTGGCGTCAGCCCAAATGCTATAATGAGCCGCAATTCAATTCAGGTTCGACGACCTTCTGCGCTGCACTATCACAGATCGAAAGGGGAAAACTAGGAGTCATACAAATAGAAGCAAGACTGTACATTCTCTTTACCACAGATTTCAAGTGCCGATCCTCTCTTTTCGTTGAGTTCGTTACGATTAGTTACTCCAGCCGCAGTGCATCCAAATTTGGCCAGAGCTTTCAGCGGCATTTAGCTCTGATGGCAATGGAGCGATGAGTCGTGGATTGTACTGCCATTTTGATGCCCATTTATGAAGCCGCTGGGTAAACGCTGGTGGGCGGTCGCATTCCCACACCGCTTAGGGCACACCCCAGACTGAAATGGGAAAACCATTTGAAGATTTCAAGGGGCCGGATAATTAATAAcgcaaaagctgcaaaaataatgCAGAACAATGGGCCGATGGAGTGATGTGGCGATGATGAGGGGTAAAAGCATTTCGCTGGATAGCGCTCCAAATACGCAGAGTCGAGCGGAGGAGGGACGGAGGCCGAAAGATTTATGGCGTTCGTCCAACTTTGGAATatcccaagccaaagccacagaaatGCGACCGAAAGCcgagcgaaaagaaaacatgTGCTCCGCGAGAGAGCAAGCACCGTTGGAGAGCAACCACACgatctttcgctctctcgctgtgcctctctcttctctcgctATCTGTCTACCTGCGACGCACCATAAATATGAGTCGCTGTGGCCAGGTAGCCTCAGTTCGTTTTTGAATaccacaacagcagcccaAGTCTCTGAAAACTAAAAGCCTAccaaaaactcaaacaaaaaacgcgtAAAAGCCAACACCAGTGAACGCCAAACGAGTGTTGAAAATAAACTctaaataaactttaaataaacttaaacAAAACCCAATTCTAAAATGCATTCGGAAACAGTTTGTGCCGCCCTCGCGCTGCTCGCCTGCCTCGCCCTCGTTGAAGCGGCCGTCTACAGCCAGCCCGCCATCTTTCATCCTGGTTAGTATTTGTGAAggggaggaagaggaggaggaaagtCCGCAGTCCGTTTACCAGCACTGTTTTGTAGCATCAagttgttttcgttttgtacATAATGCAAACTTATCTgataaatgtgaaaaattcCATTAGTTTTTATGCTCCTCGGATCTTGTTTATGAAGTTTTCTAAttaagttttcaattaattctTACCCCATAAACGACCTCTACCAGCCGTtgagaaacaataaaaaagcaaaacaaaacaaaacattgacAGGAGTTGTCAGGCGGGGGACTTCAGTGATTGATTTACGATACAAACAATGATGCAAACGATACAGGCGAGGTCTTACATTAGACACATTTGAGGTATCAGTGTCCTCCAGGCAAAAGATTTGACACCCATCcagacgtacatatgtacatcacttTGACGTCAGAATTGTCTGATGGAATTTTGTCGGGCATGTGATTTATGGCAACAACTAATCCAATCCAATATTTGGCAGCTTTCGTTGACGTCAACGTTTTTTGGGGgtataaacaaaagaaaacgatcgatcgatcggtcGAACAACGCAAAAGCtggacaaaaacaaaagccgaaaTCAAACGAAATTTGTCATATTGTTTGGCCCCCTTTTCggcaacagatacagatacagatacagatacaacaatagaaacagatagagagagatacagatatatgtaGTTAGATACGCAGAtatgggttttgggttttgggtttttcgcatttgccaaaaattaGCATAAGAAATGTGCTGATATTCGGTTATTATTCAAGAGATCATCGTGGCATCTCATTTGCATCGCTATGCGGATTTAAGTTAGAAAAATTATCACCAGAGTCGGATATGTTGTATTTTCATGTGGTGCTATCTATCCTCCGTCTGGGTCTGAAGTGAAGGTCGTGCGGCGGGAGTTTCTGGCATTTTggtccacaatccacaataaACAATACACGAATTCGCGAGAAATTAGCGCCAGGCCCAGTTTAAAAATAGGCGATGAGTTCACGCGAGCCCCTCCATTAATTGCAcaattgggaatgggaaagagaaggagacggagacggagaagaAGTAAGAGGAGAATTGGTAAAATTAATGGCGAGTGCCATTAATCAAACTTATGTTTGTACCTTTCTATTTGGCAAATCAACAATTTCAGCCCCAGTGCCCAGCGGCCAGttgttataaataaaagttcgagtgcgagtgcgagtgcgagtacgagtacgctCCAGCATCATTGTCTgagatttaaaaataattatgccCCAATCACGAATGGCCTGCGGCATGGCTGATGTATTTATAACCCACCAACTTCAGGCTCCAACTCCACTTCGTTGTGCCAATTTACTTGTCGAATGACTGTCAAGTTTGTGTCTTGAGTCTTACGTTCCGCAGACTCCTACACACTGTGGCACTCCATCCAGATTGCATTTAGATTCATGATTGGATGGGGGGAGCCgtatttaaatttgtgtaaTCGGCATGCACCGAGATTTATAGGCACTTCCTCATAAACCGTAGCTGCGACAGcgcataaatattgtaaaatacAACAAAGAAGACCACTTCCGCTTTAAGTTTtaagttttgcttttgcttttgctaacCTTCCgcttttctccctctctctctctctgttgcagcACATCCCGGCAAGTGCTACGACAAGTTCACCAGGCGAGCGATGCTGCCCGACAAGGAGTACAAGCCGAAGGGCATCTGCGCCAGCATGACGTGCAGCCTGGAGGCGCGGGAGATCAGCATCGAGACGTGCCCGTATGTCGAGGCACCCGGCTGCGAGGAGCTGCCCGCCGACGTCAACTGGAGCTACCCCAAGTGCTGTCCGCAGTTCAAGTGCGTTGACTTTAAGACCGGCAAGGAGTTTGTCGTCTCGCTGTAGATACCAAGCATGCAGCATGCCCCTGCCTATCAGTTGAAACTGAAACGTGATTTTACATGAAATGTATTCGTAGATTTTtagtgtctctctctgtctgtgtgtgtgtgtgtgtctgcttgaTTTATGAGTGCGAATGATTCATCTAcctttttaatttatttattgtaatttgtaCATAACCCCAAGCCCAACTCCTCCCCAAACCCCCTTGTCGGCATTGTCATGTTTTCATGTGTGAACAGAATTTTAgatgttttttcgttttgatttATTCAAAAGTCCCCTGTATGCGATATTTGCAATTATGACTAACTTTAAACATaaattgtttagtttttaagcttaagataaaataaaaaacgtacacataaatatttgtttgctcttggATCGCTGGGATCGGGGCAGTCATGTCcaaatttgaacatttttctgcTTGTTTGCGCTCTGtccacacacacgacacacgaaTTCCAGGCCCGCGTATTACGCGGACATCTGTTTTTGGACTGTGTCAACAAGACCCGACAGAGCAAATCTACTGAATCATCTGCGGCGTGCTTTCATTGGGTAAACATGGCACATTCCGGCACTTGAAACGCTCCAGAGGCGAGCACCAAATAAGAGCCAAGCAAAAGTTTATTGGCTCGGGGAGTAAGCTTCAATGGTTGTTGACTTTGCGACGCGCCTGTTGGGAATGTTTAATTTCCCAAGCGGAAATGCCAAGTGCATATATCTGCCAGTACGAAGTACACTAGTATCTTACAGCCCCTGCTTGATTGGGCAGCATAAAGACATTTTGGAAATGCTTAAATTTGCCGCCTCAATTTAATATCCAAACCCAACACTTAGTTCACACactttggtatatttctggtTTTAACAATTATCGCACGAAACATGGCAAAacatatatcgatatatcggtCTACATTCCATCCCTATTGGGCGTTGCTACTTgttggaaattattattattttggaaTTTGTGCATATAAATAGATTAAAAACAGCACACAATGCTCTCATACGCTCCTCTCATTGCACTGCTGCTAGTAGCAGTATTGGTTAACGAAGGTCTGTACACATCTGAATAACGCATAACAAGCAACCCGAGCCGAGCTCAGAGACGACTTAATAATGTGTTGTTTGTTGACAGGTGATGCCATTTGGTGCTACCGCTGCACCTCTGCCACGCCCGGCTGCGCCGAAAACTTCAACTGGCGTGGAATTGGCTTCCTGGGCGAGCAATGCCCGGAGCCCAACGACATCTGCGTTAAGGTGACGGAACGTCGCGGCTGTAAGTGGCTCCAATTCTCGGCAGAGGCTTCAAATTCATGTGGCTCTTCTTCGAATTTCAGCTAGGGAAACGATAACACGTGACTGCCTCAGTGCCCTCAGCTTCCGAACAGACATTCCCGCCGACAAATACGAAGGCTGCCGCCCGGCGGCAAAGGATGTGCGATTGGCCCACTACGTCAATCACACCATCAAGGAGCACGATGTCAAGCGGGACTTCTTCCCAGACACGacgttctgcttctgcttcctcGACCATCGCTGCAACGGCGCCAGTGGTCTGCAAATGTCCGCCGCCCTGGGCCTACTGGCCCTGGCCATAACGCTACTGCTCGGCCGCTAGGCCCTCGACTGTGCTGCGTAGTTGGTACCCAAAGTGCCTTAAGCCCAATTAACGAAAGTTCAAGTAGAGCTCGAATCTCGTCTAGCCACATTCCGTCCCCAATTTTTGTACAACTTTTTGTATTACTTGTGTCTGTTTACTCAcctaattaaatacattttacaaCATTATAAGCAGGCGTGAAATCGTTGTCTCCGGAAGGAGTTGCAGCGTCTTGAATCTTGGGCCCTCTGTAGTCGTAGCCCTCCACTTCGGGATGCTCTTTTATGTACTCGGCATAGGCATCGGCCAGGCGCAGGCACTGTGGCACGGACAACTCAAAGGAACGCAGCGTATCCCGAACATCGGCTCGCTGGAAGAGCGTTTGCGTGGCCTCCTCGCGGCCATCGGGCGGCAGGAGAGTTCCGTAGCCGCGGCGACAGTATTTCTGGCGCATGCTAAAGATGTGACGCATGACGCGCTCCACGAGCGAAAAGGGCAGCTGAGTCTTGGGCTGCTTCAGTGGCATGAGCTTGACCACGCCAACGTCTACTTGTGGCTTGGGAACGAACGCCTTGCCCGGTATTATGAACTTCATCACCGGCTCCGTCCAGATTTGGGACATTACCGAAAGCCGACAGCGCTGTTCGCTCCCCACCGGGGCGCAGATCCGTTCGGCCACCTCCTTCTGAAAGGTGAGCGTCATGCAGGTGTCGTTGCGACGGAAGGCGCCCCGGCGCGCGGCCAAGTCCGCGTACCAGTTGATTAGCAGACGCGTGGAGATGGAAAACGGAAGGTTGCCGATGAGATGGATGCGCTGCGTGATGTCCGGAATATGCTGTTCGATGTTGAAGCGCAGAATGTCGTCGTAGTAGATGTCCACCTGCATGTCGAGCGGGCTGGCACATtcgcgcagcagctgcagggtTTCGCCAAATCGCCGATCCTTTTCAACCAGGATCAGCCGTTGGGGCTGACGACGCAGTATGGAACGAGTGATGCCGCCTGGCCCCGGTCCGACCTCCAGCACAATGTCGCGCGGATCAATGCGTCCCGCCGACTTCACGATCTTGTCTGTGAGTCGCTCGTCCATCAGAAAGTTCTGACTGAGCTGCTTCATGGCCTGCAGCTTGTAAAGCTTCACCAGCTCCCGGATGGTGGGCAGCGGGGGCAGCCGCATGCCACTGTTCAAAACGCGTGCCGTGGCCTGAGACATCTTTACGAGGAAACACATTAGTTGGATACTGATCGCACTGCTCGTGGCGTGATGTATGCTACTTACATTGTTGTGCAACGATTTCAACGGTTTCTcccagtgtctgtgtgtgtgtgttattgtGTGTTggtaaaatgaaacaaaacgcTTACGGACTAAATAATTAACAGTGTTTGGGGGGGCGACTTTTAGTTGGTGTTGACCTTCTTGGGCTCCTCAAAGTCGTCCAGGAATTTCTCCTGCTGCACCGAGAATATGGAGTAGCCGTAGATGGCGACAACGGAAAGTCCCAGGGCGCCGGCAGTCAATAAATTGTTGCGGCGCACACGCTTCAACTTCTGCACGCGGTCCAGGTTCTGCTCCTCGATCAGTTTCATGAACTGCAGCTGAGCCCTGTCCAATTTTGGTGCGTTTTCTCCGTACTTGATCTTAGGTTCCTGCTCAGAAGCCGACATTATTTACGTTTCAAAGTGAATACAaatttctttgcactttttgcctggtcgaaaattatgaaatcTAGTGTGACCGGAAATATACCCACAtaaactttttcattttcaaaatataccgtaaaatatATACCgatgaaaaataataaatttattttaaataaaaacgtaACAAAACtatattatttctttttggatataatttctttcctttctgcGTAGtccttaaaataaaaacattatttttctttatattcACCCTCTTCACGCCGTTTTTGTTCTGGTTAGAACTTTTCACAACCATTTTTCTCTCTTAAATTTTGTCctttatgtatataatagATTATATTATAGAACAAATTTGCGTATGAAAATCCATTTTTAATGTGCCTTTTTATTCAAGTCACTGTAGAAAACATTATTCCACCATTAAAGTAAACTTTGACTAGACTTCACATCTGTGCAACCAACACAAATATATCGAGGCATTGCACTGTAGGGGAATACGCACTAGGAAATTATCAATTTGACGTTTTCCAACACTTATCGAAGATCAGGTGCTAGCGAGCCAAAATCAGGCTTGGCTTCTAAATCGTCTGAAATAAGAGTTTCGTTCCTCTAATTATATTGAAAAGGGTACCCGATAATCATTGTCACAATATGGATATATTTAAGAGTGAACACTATTACTTCGTCCTCATAACGAATCCCACTGGAAACCGCAGGATTCGGGTGTCCTTAAATAAAGAAAGTTTTCGTTTTAGAGATTTGGCCGCAAAAGGTAATTAAGGAATTTCACATTCTCAACACCACAACTACATCCAtgaatgttttcttttttaaaccTACAGCTAATAGTTTTGGCATCGAGGGCGAATTTCTGTTCAGTTATGAAGACAATGCACGACTCGTAGACCCTGGCGCCGTAGCCTATTCGCTGCAGAGAAACCATACCATCATAGTCTCTAAATCTCCTGTGCTTACGCAGACAAAGGAGAGCTCCATCGAACTTGCAACTGTGCCAAACTAATATTATGGGCTAATTTCCGAtattaattacaataaatGGGAAGCAGCTAAAGTTATTTCCCCATTGTCAAATAATTCTTTACAATTTTACATTGTTTTTCATCGGCAGCAGAATTACAAAACAGCTGACTGCGTATtgtctggtcacactctgccgcCAACGAAGTCAAAAATCGCTAAAAAATAAGTTTATCCAAGTTTAATAATCTTATGAGCAGTTCGAGATGTATTTTCTATtgaaaatgaatggaaaagaACAGTCCCAGCTGACTGTCAGGTAACAGCATTTCCCCCAAAGCACTCTGACGGTGCGCCACACCGCGCAGCCGTTAGTTACAACTACATACATCGAAAGCTGCTATTTAGTTTTCCTCCCATTTCGTGCAACGAGCTGCCGCCAGTTCACTTTTGTTGGTGGGCTCGAGTGAAACGCGAAACGTGCTGAGTTTTTCGAAGCAATttgtggggcaggcagcagacaagACGCGTTCCAGGCCTTGTCAATTCTGTTGTGCAGAGTGCTATTATTTTACAAATAGCCAGCCAGTGGGGCTGGGCTCCAATACTGCCACAGAGGCCTAGGCAATCTCAGATTGGGAGCAAAAGCGAAATCAATTACGCGCTATTACCAGCAGTCGAGTCAGGAGGTAATTGCGCCTCAAAGTGCGTACTGGCTGCGGGGAAAACTTCCTTTTCCCCTCAACTAAAAGTTCCATATTGTGATGTGCAATGAAAAGACTGCTAAAATGTGGGCAAGCCGTGAAGATGGATTTTAAAAATGCGGAAATGAAAGTAAAATTTGGTTGCGTGTTTTGAAACTACacatgttcatacatacatatgtatgtacatacatatgtactctgAAAATCTCATACCCCtaaacacaataacaacaaagcaaaggcaaaacaaacgCGTAATAATGCAGAAATCAGCTGTGTACCCACGGACGAAGACAGAgatagcaacagcaaaacacacTCCACTTGAGCGCCCAACAGCCCCACGCTTGCCCCCCCTTCATCAACGACAGACCCAACAGCTGGtcgcactctctcgctctctcgctcgctatttggtttgctttttccgcccgtttgttttgttttgttttttatattaCACACTTTGTGCGAGAGACTGGAAGACCTTTTGAATACCCTGGAGAAACCTTTTActgttattattttatgaaATATTGCCTGGAATCGATATcatttaattgtgaaattcaACTTTGCAGCAAATCCAAACGCGTTTCGTTAACCGCCGTCCGATTAATCGTAACGAAAACAATACAAATCTACACAGGCGCATAAGCAGTGGAAGTGAAGCAATAAAGCAGCTTTAGGCGCAGCTACTCCAGCGCAGTCCAGCAATTAGTGCAGCTATCAAATCAACAAAGAAACTCCGAATCCCAGACAAGTCGCAGAGATGGCGTTCATTTCGAAAGACTTCCGATCACCTGGAGAGGCCTGGGTGAAAACCGACGAGGGCTGGGAGCGCCTAAAGGTGCTCGAGTGCGGCGGCAAACGCAAGCGGTAAGTCCATTCAGATTTTGACAATGGATCTCTTGGGGGGACTGTTGACATCCATTCCACTTGTGAAACATACGCAACACAATCGACCATTCGTAAACGTTTCACTATTATCTCTCGATAATGGAGCAATAATACCTTATCTCGTGTATCATTtcactgcaaataaataagtgtGAGAATTAATACCTTATATGGACATACAGAAATCTCTAATCAGGGAGAGAGATGGCAAGCTCGAGGAACCAGCAAAACCCTTGACCAAATTATAGTTTCGGTTGGGCTTTCCAAAGAGTACTTTGAAATGAGATCCTGGCAATGGCCTACTTCTAGaacatttatatacatttctTATCGGTGAAATTTGCCAATGACTTTGGGTATAGTATTAGTAATACCTTGAACCCATTGTGGCCAAATATGCTTAGCCTATGAATGTTTTTGAATGTCTTTCCGCATTCCCTTTCAACCTCATTTCTCTACACAGTGTAGCTAAGTTTTTCTTCATCGCATTGAGCAAGGCTTACCAGTCGATTGTATGTGGCATTGTTTGAGCTGCTATTCAATAccgaaatatttaaatcattcGGTTTAATGGACCCG
Encoded here:
- the LOC117895078 gene encoding uncharacterized protein LOC117895078 isoform X1, with product MHSETVCAALALLACLALVEAAVYSQPAIFHPAHPGKCYDKFTRRAMLPDKEYKPKGICASMTCSLEAREISIETCPYVEAPGCEELPADVNWSYPKCCPQFKCVDFKTGKEFVVSL
- the LOC117895078 gene encoding uncharacterized protein LOC117895078 isoform X2; this encodes MLPDKEYKPKGICASMTCSLEAREISIETCPYVEAPGCEELPADVNWSYPKCCPQFKCVDFKTGKEFVVSL
- the LOC117895076 gene encoding uncharacterized protein LOC117895076, which translates into the protein MLSYAPLIALLLVAVLVNEGDAIWCYRCTSATPGCAENFNWRGIGFLGEQCPEPNDICVKVTERRGSRETITRDCLSALSFRTDIPADKYEGCRPAAKDVRLAHYVNHTIKEHDVKRDFFPDTTFCFCFLDHRCNGASGLQMSAALGLLALAITLLLGR
- the LOC117895073 gene encoding dimethyladenosine transferase 1, mitochondrial; translated protein: MSQATARVLNSGMRLPPLPTIRELVKLYKLQAMKQLSQNFLMDERLTDKIVKSAGRIDPRDIVLEVGPGPGGITRSILRRQPQRLILVEKDRRFGETLQLLRECASPLDMQVDIYYDDILRFNIEQHIPDITQRIHLIGNLPFSISTRLLINWYADLAARRGAFRRNDTCMTLTFQKEVAERICAPVGSEQRCRLSVMSQIWTEPVMKFIIPGKAFVPKPQVDVGVVKLMPLKQPKTQLPFSLVERVMRHIFSMRQKYCRRGYGTLLPPDGREEATQTLFQRADVRDTLRSFELSVPQCLRLADAYAEYIKEHPEVEGYDYRGPKIQDAATPSGDNDFTPAYNVVKCI
- the LOC117895079 gene encoding cytochrome c oxidase assembly factor 3, mitochondrial, encoding MSASEQEPKIKYGENAPKLDRAQLQFMKLIEEQNLDRVQKLKRVRRNNLLTAGALGLSVVAIYGYSIFSVQQEKFLDDFEEPKKVNTN